The Brassica napus cultivar Da-Ae chromosome C7, Da-Ae, whole genome shotgun sequence genomic interval AAATTgttaaacgatatatatatatatatatatatatatatatttttatagtagTAGCATATAAAAGCTGATTAATACCCTTATGGATACTATATGCCCAGCAGTACATATTTGATGAAAAAGACATCAGTCAAAAGTATATTAAATTACATATAGCACGGTCTAGTTTGTATCATATTAGTTCACATTGTTTGTTGTCAAATTCATAGCTATCATCATATTGCTGACTTAATAATATCAATAAGTTTGACGATAATGTTATGATATAATTATCCGATTGCAGTGTTCAAATACAACCCACCAGCACCGTTCACGCACAGCGTTTATTTGTTTTCTAACCCATTGAGTTACGAAAAGTGCGATGTTAAGAAAGGAAAGATGATAGCATCACCGAAGCAAGGTGCTGGGAATGGCTTTGAGCTTGTTCTTACAAAAATGAAGCCTTACTACATATCGTGCGGCGAGCATGACGGTGCTCACTGCAGCAATGGCACCATGAAGTTTACCGTCATGCCTATCCTCCCCCGTTGGTAATTTGTTTGGTACTAAAAGCTAACTCCGACGTCAAAAGTATCAAACATTAGGTTTTCAATTTGTTGTTGTGTGTCGTCAATAAAACATATTACCAATTTACCATTATCCACATTTTGTTGAGATTTGTTTGTGGTTTTGCtttgtctttttttatttatgagatCACCCTTGTTTATGTATGCTACCATATTTTCATGGTAAAAGTTAATGTCAAGATTTAGTACTTTTATTCAAAAATGACCAAAGATTGAGCGAACCAGATAATGCGTTAAAGAATTGAATATGAGAGATTCTACTGTAAACTCAAAGCGTTGATAAAGTTTCTAGCTTCTTATAAGTATCTTAGTTGCTTGAAGTTGAACTGGTAGAGAAGATCACGTGACTAAGGAGCGGGATCAGTGAAAATTGAAAAAGGAGCGTTTGGAAAAGGAAGGGAAGAGAAGAATAAAAGTATAGATAGCTATATTGGTGGCTTTTATTGTTTCATCGGACCATCAGGTCTAAACTTGGTGGTCGCCAACTTTCTTTGGACAGAAAGGTCTGAAACCTTCAATCCTTGTTTTATGTTGTTTGTGTTACGATCCGATTCAATAATGAATAATGTTTCATTCGTTGGAGTTGAGAATTGGGTGACGCAAAatagtttctttttgttttctaggATATATAATGAAACTTTTTTCCAATATATCATAATCTCAAAACCTAATTTATTGTCGTtagataagtttttttttttttgaaaaaacgtTAGATAAGTTTTGGGTATGAAAAGATTACActccaatgaaaacaaaactaatccaaaaaacatttataattgataaaatctaaaaactaaaaactgttatgaatcaaatattcttttttccCAAAATCaatagggttttttttttttttgtcacagaaatcaaTACGGTTTATTTAGTCTATAAATACGTTTCTCATAACCTAAACAACATCATTAGAAGCTCACTAAACAATTGTTACGCATATCAAAGCAACGTCAGAAGAAGGAAAAAACGATGTCTCTCTCTGGTTCACAAAAGAAGCTGATCCTACTGGTCTTGGCGTTTGCATGTCTCTCTTCATCAGGTGCAGAGGCGTGGAGCTGGAGTTGGAGCAACGGGTCGGGTTGGGGCTGGGGATCTGATGGCTCAAGCAGCTCTAGCTCAGGTCCTGGTTCAAACTCTGACGATTCAAGTCGGAGTTGGGGCTCGAGTCCTGGCTGGGGCTGGAGCTGGGGAGACGGCTCAGACAACTCTGGCTCAGGTTCTGGTTCAAACTCTGATGGATCTGGTTGGGGATGGGGCTGGGGATCAGATGGGTCAAGCAGCTCGGGCTCAGGTTCAGGTACCATTCCTGATGGTTCAAGATGGAGCTGGAGCTGGAACCCTAGGTCAGGCTGGAGCTGGAGTTGGGATTCCAACCATAATTCGGACAGTGAAGCGCCAAACAGTTCAGGAACGGACAGTGAAGCACCCAGCTGTTCGAGCTCCGGTTCGGACAGTGAAGCGCCAAGGAACATCGTAGTGGGAGGATCTGATGGATGGAAAAAAGGTTTGGATTACAAAGAATGGGCTTTCAAGAATGCTCCTTTCTACGTCAACGATGTTCTTGGTAAGTAACTCATACTATATCTTATTTTACTATACCTTATTTTCTATGGTAAATCATTGAATTGGTGTTAATGAATCATCTTTTGACATGGTGCAGCTTTCAAGTACGATAAATCGGCCAAGCGAAGGAACAATGTGTATTTGTTCCAAGATCCATGGAGTTATATGAACTGCGACCTAAAGAATGCAAAGAAGATTGGTTTGACGCATAAAAGATCAGAAAAAAGCTTCAAGTTTGCACTTAGACAAAATAAGCCTTACTTCTTTGCCTCGGGCGAGCATGATGGTGATTATTGCACCAACCACAACATGAAGTTCACCCTCTTCCCTGTTCCGCACCATTCTGACTAAAGATCTTTAGCCTCTTTATATATGAGTTAGGTTTGTTGTTTCTACGTTAGaatcttttcttgtttttggggatttttaatttaatttgtttttttctgtttggaTATGAGATTGATGGAGATTCGTTTCTTAACTTCATTgaggtaaattttcaatatGTGAGAGACATTATTAAGAATAACACACGTAGTGAAATAAACAACTTCAACCAAAGTGGCTAAACCTGGGCTTTTAACGATATCCGATGAACTCGAAACACAACCGGACCAGAAGTcaatatgataaattattatttatgttctcaaaaatttaaatcatatatcaaattaactatatcactacaagaaaacacacaacattctgacggacattccgacagACAATATTTTCGTCGGTTTTCTttgacgacattccgacgagaTACCGACGAAACATATAATTTCAtgttcgtcggtatttcgtcggaaaattccgacgaaataccgacgaaagTCAGGTCGTCAGAAATATCCGATAAAATTCTGAcagaatattataattttggGGTTTCGATAGGGATttgaagttcgtcggaattccatcaaaatattccgacggaaatccGACGGGTTTTTGactttcgtcggaattttccacGACGAAACAGATTTTAGATTTGCAAAgttattataaatgtataatttgaTACTTAAAACATCCaaataacacatatataaatttataatatgaaaTTAGTTCACACCGTTAaagtttttcatataaaaaaattatttacgtaTACATATCAACGTATTCGTAACATTCTCcaataacacttatatacttatacaaacATATTACGGTAATATAAgagtagattttgattttgtataaTATCGAGTGAAACaagtaattattttagttaaacctcttataaatcatttacatACTATCAAAGATTTCTATGTGATCATTAGACTGTTGTTTTGAAACCACAAATTCTTATTTCTCTAAATTCTGTCAGAAATCCGTCGAAAATTCCGGccaaattccgacggaaaataccgacggactcTAACCCCGACCAATCAAAAGACATTCAGAAACTCATAGTTTCTCGAGGCTTCCTTTGGCAATATTCTCGAaacattccgacggaattccgacaaTGTGACGAACaggtttcgtcggaatttcgtcggactTTTTCACTTTACCCGGGAAGAAAATTTGcgaaatttatttaattaaccGCTTAAAATAGAACCGggcgaattccgacggaaactgTCCGTCggtttatttttaatacataagccgacccttcttcttcctcaaatTTTCTCTTCTCCTCTGCAATCTTTGCGGTTttactcctctctctctcacacaaaTCTGTGACTCCGACCCAAAATCCTCCAAATCTCTTCTCCAATCATGTAAGTCATCTAAGCCCTTCTTTAGATTACATTTTTTTAGGTTGGAATGTTAGAATTGTGGATTTTAGGTTTTGAATCTGAAGATTTAGGATAGAATTGATAGTTTTAGGAGTTATATGTCGTTTTAGGTTGTTGTTTTGTATGTAGATTGAAACTTTTAGATGTTAAGattttagaaattatatgttaaatatttttataagaacatttttttgtgtatttataattattgaaaagttttatttaaaaaatatatatatatatatataatgctttcaagtttttattatcttttattgtttcaaaatgtttttataattttatataatgttttaagctttttaaaaaacattttaagtttctataattttttttaagtttgttataatttataaaacgttttctggtttctaaaatttatcaaaacctttttcaCCTTATTAAAAACCTTTTCAAtcaataaaatgtttttgtgttttttttagatttaattaaaacatttttcagTTAGTAGAAAAAGGTTTCAATtacaaaaagtttttaaaaatttttaaaaacgttttctctttgttttaaaatattttcaatttataaaccattttatatttttaaaaatttattataaaggattttaaaaacaattatactacaaaaacgtttttctaattttaattatatatatataaagaattaaaaatatttattataaatgattttaaaaaattaattatcttaaaaaacgtttttctaattttaaaattttatatatatttaatgaattaaaaatatttattaaaaatatttaaataaaatctgttttattttttttaaataatttataaagtccgttggaatttcgtcggaaatctgtccgtcggaatttcgtcggaaatctatccgtcggaatttcgtcggaaatctATCCATCGGAATTTCGTTAGAATTCTATCCGTCGgagtttcgtcggaattttgtcAGAAATATGTCCGTCggatttcgtcggaaattcgttaGAAActtcgaagaaattctgtcgaatttttttatttcagacGAGTCATAACCGACGACTGTTTTCGTCGGAAAATTGTCGGAAATGGCTTATTCCGACGGATTTCCGACGAAATCGTCCGTAGAAAACtagctgttttcttgtagtgtatgatAAAGTTTctcatcaaaataaatatgcttattattgtgttgaaatgaacaaaaaactcatatattagaaatattttagaaaatatctctATACAAATGTTTGtgcttgattaatatttaattataaattttttatattattctttaacttttataatataaaatattatttccagataagacacaatatataagaaatatctcaacttttttaaaatatgcttttatttttgacaatttattatattaatttataatcaattatctaatataacacatatatgttattttattaatataaatttcattttaattatatataaaattcattaagggttcaaaataattttgcttgattaatatttaattataaatcgtttttatcttttttttttaacttttataatagaaaaatatatttccaaataacaacacaataaataagacttattttttaaaaatatatgttttcatttttgaaaattttactatattaatttataatcaattatctaatataacatataaatctaATGTTATTGATAGAAAATtcacaaatatattattttcagataacaacacaatttatatattataattatcttattttttaaaaaatattttattttttttaaaattttattatattaatttataatcatttattaataataaataaaaattcattatgAATTTAAAGATCATcatgataatttattatttcaaaaattcaaaccaaacatcaaattatgtatatatgattttgtttatcaaaaatatatatatactggttataatttttatgactggataacaacacaatatatatatatgaattatcctattatttgtaaaatatgattttattttttaaaatttctttatcatataatcaattatcttacctattaaaaataaattattaaaatgtaatttttttattaattatatagatatatagtttTATAGCAAATTATATGTAATGATTATTAAAGGTATTAACAATTTTAACtattataacttttaaccaatccTGAAAAAATGCTTTTAACCAAataaatcccctatatattattttagcattatttaaaaaatagtattatattttttaatatttacaactTAAGCTTACTGATGTGTAACTTTTTTATATCTCAATTTTGTTTACATGGAAGCACTAAAATTGATTTGAGAATATGTTAGTCCAACTTAATTTTGCTAGAAAGTTATATTATACACATacaagtatataatatattcagAT includes:
- the LOC125590285 gene encoding uncharacterized transmembrane protein DDB_G0289901-like, whose product is MSLSGSQKKLILLVLAFACLSSSGAEAWSWSWSNGSGWGWGSDGSSSSSSGPGSNSDDSSRSWGSSPGWGWSWGDGSDNSGSGSGSNSDGSGWGWGWGSDGSSSSGSGSGTIPDGSRWSWSWNPRSGWSWSWDSNHNSDSEAPNSSGTDSEAPSCSSSGSDSEAPRNIVVGGSDGWKKGLDYKEWAFKNAPFYVNDVLAFKYDKSAKRRNNVYLFQDPWSYMNCDLKNAKKIGLTHKRSEKSFKFALRQNKPYFFASGEHDGDYCTNHNMKFTLFPVPHHSD